GTGCAAATTCGTGGGTCCGGAGGGAGCGGAACGGCTCCTCGCGACCGACGAGCTGGATCGCCGTGCCGTCGGGTGCGCCCTCGACGTCCGTCAACGGGATCGTGACGCTGTCGAAGACGATCCGGCGCGGTTTCCCCGCGCGGTCGTCCCGCAGCAGGGAGTACTCGGGTTCGGCCGGATCGTCGACGGCGCTGTAGTCGGCGAGACGATGGTAGACGTCCTCCTCGGCGGGATCGACGGTGCCCTTCGTGAGTGCCTTTTCGTGACGAAGCGTCGACGTGATGTCGTCCGCGAGGTCGGGGACGTCGAGGCGATCCGCGAATCGGTCGAGCACCGACTCGAGGGGTCGCCCCTTCCGTGGAACAGCGATCGGTATCGTCTCGCCCATCGACCGGTTCTCGACCGGCGACGGATAAACGAGTTGCGTTTCCGGAATCCCCGTGTTCCGTGGGTTCGCGGCTCGAATTCAGTCGGTGAACATCGAACCCAGCTGGTCGCGCCACTCCTGAATGTCCGTTACGTCAGCGCGCACGTCCTCGAGCTCGTCTTCGACGTCCGCGAGATCGTCCGCGACCGTTTCGACGTCCGCGTCGACCGCGCCGATGTCGTCCTCGAGTTCGTCGACGGTGTCCTCGAGCGCCTCGACGTCCTCGTCGACTGCGCTCAGATCGCCCTCGAGATCACCGTTCCAGTCGGCCAGCTCGTCGACGTCGTCGTCGAGTTCGTCGACCCGTGACGTCGTTCCCTCGAGCCGATCGTCCATCGACGCGAACTCGTCCTCGAGCGCGTCGATATCGGTCTGGAGCTCCTCGATGAGCTGCGCGCCGGTGCCGTTCTCCTCGAGGAACGTCTCGAGCGCGTCGATGTAGGCGGCGACCTCCTCGACGCGGGACTGGAGGTGCTCGACTTTCGCGATTTCGGGGCCCGCAGGCTCGATATCCAGTTCGGACTGGATCGCCTCGAGATCGTCGTCGTCGACCGTCCCCTCGCGAATCTCGGTCGCGAGACGGGCGGCGACCGAACCGCTGAATTCGCCGTCGCGGTTCGGCTCCGCATCGGCGGCCGCGTCGGGCTCGTCGACGCCGTCGGCAGCCGTCGGCTCCACGACGCCGCGCGTCTCGGCTTCCGCGTCTGAGTCGGCTTCCGCGCCGGTCGTCACGCCGTCAGCAGCTGGCGACACGTCGATGGCCGGTTCGTCAGGCTCGTCGGGCTCGTCGGGCTCGTCGGGCACCCCGGACTCGGTGTCCACAGTCGTCTCGGATGCGTCCTCGTCGACGGCGGCAGCCGACTCCTCGAGATCGAGCTCGATCTCGGGTTCGGCGACGTCGTCCTCCTCGTCGTCGTCCACCTCGGTATCGTCCGTCCCGGTCTCGAGATCGAGTTCGACGGCGGGTTGGTCGTCGCCGTCGTCTGCATCGTCCGTCTCGTCCGTATCGGCCGCACTCACGTCGATTTCGGGCGGGTCGCCGGGCTCCGGCCCCGGAATCTCCTCTTCCTCGAACCCGAGGTCGATATCCGGCGTGTCCTCCGCCTCGGTCTCGTCCACGTCGGCGTCTGTCGGGTCTGGTTCGGGATCGACGTCGCCGAGATCGAGGTCGAGTCCGTGGGCATCGTCTTCGCTTCCGACGGCGGTCTCGTCCGCGTCGGCGGCCTCCTCGTCCTCGAGCCCCGGGACGGCGTCCGAATCACCGGAGATCATGTCTTTGACGGCCTGGTTCCGGTCCTCGGAGACGATGTTTCCGATGACCTCGTCGTCGACCTCGTCGGCCTCCGAGGTGTCGTCGTCACCGGCACCACGTTCGGTGACCGTCGGCTCGGTCAGGAACGCCGCGGCTCGGCTCTCGTCGTCGATCTGGATCCCGTAGACCGTCTCGAGTCGCTCACCGGGCTCCAGCGTCGTCGAGAACTCGACGTGGTTGTCCTGAAACGCGGTCCAGTCATCGCTGTGATACTCCGGATGGAACCCGACCTTGTCCATCGGGAACGATTCGGGAATGATTTCCGAGAGCTGAAACGTAATCGGATCGTCGCGGTTCGATTCGATCTCGAACCGGATCGCTGGGACGGGGAACTCGTCCGCTTCGAACGTCTTTCGGACGGCAATCCCGTCAGTACTGACCTCGATTACGTCGTCCGTGTCGGCGGTACTACTCATATGGGACCAACGTTACCATACCATTACTATAAATTGTGCGGACGGGCTCATGTCGGTTCTAGAATGTGTTCTCCAGGGAGACGCGGTCGCCGATCTCGACGACCTCGAGTCGCCGCGGGTAGTCGAAGCTATTCGCGTGGTGCTGGAGCGCCGTCGGATCGGCCGTGAGCCCTTTCCACATGTCCCAGTGGCTCGGCAGGAGGCGGTCGCACTCGAGGGCCGCGGCGCACTCGATGATCTGGTTCTCGTCGTTGTACCAGCGGGTCCGCGTCGGCTCCCGGGTCTCTTTGTCGGGAATTCGTCCGACGGTGCCGAACGCGAGCGCCGCGAGGTCGATGTCGTACTCGGTGCCGATCCGTTCGAACTCGTCGCACGGTTTCGTGTCTCCGCCGTGGAAGAAGGTCCCCGCGTCGTGCTCGAACACGTAGCTCACGGGCTGGGTTGCGTCGGGATCGTTCGCCGCCTCGACGTGGACGGTGAACTCTCCGATTTCGAACGTGTCGCCCTCGGCGACTTCGGTCAGTTGGTCGTCCGTCACCGCCCACTGGTCGGTCCACGCCTCGTCCTCGCGGGCGACCGCGAGACTGTCGCCGGGCGCGTAGAAGGTCCCCCCCGTGTTTGCGAGGATCGGGGCCTGACTCGGGCCGTGGACGTGGTCGGTGTGTTCGTGGGTCGCGAGGACGGCGTCGGCCTCGTCGACGTCCGCCGGCTCGAACGGAACCGGAATCATGCGGACCGTCCGCGGCGGATCGCCGAGGCCCAGATACGGGTCGACGAAGACCGTCGTTCCGCCGGTTCCCTTGAGGACAAAGCCGTTACAGCCGAGATACCAGATCGCCACGCCACCGGGGTCCGCGTCTTCGACGTCGCGCACGAGCCAGTCGCTCCAGTCGCTTCGGATCATACTCGAGGATGCGGAGACGGGCTGGGTAAGTATTACCATCTCTCGTGGGATCGACGTGACGACGCCGAGGGACGCGACGTGGCGCGATCAACGGCGAAGCAGAGCGGGTACCGGGTGCGGGCGAGCGATCACGGCCTACAGCGGGAACTGCGAGCGACGGTTCCGAGGGCGGGGCTCGGGCCTCTCGAGCGTGTGAACGTCCGCGCGCTCCGAAGCGTCCGTGGCCGTGTCGGTAGTGTCGTCGGACGGCGACGTCCCGCCGATTGACTGGATCCATTCGGTGCGGACGACTGGGTGGCCCTCGTAAGAAACGTGGTCCCGTGCGTCGTCGTAGCCGACGAGATCGGCGTCGCACAACAGCGGCAGGTGAACGTGACCGAGCGACACCACCACCCGATCGACGCGCTCTTGCGAGACCGCGCGTTCGGTCGTGTCGGCCTCCCGCGCGGCGACGTCTCGAGCGAGCGTCTCGGTCGAGATCGGATGGGACTGCTCGCTGAGGACTGCGAGAATCGCCCGTCGGCGCTCGTCGGCGAGCGCCTCGAAGACGGCGTCGAGCGCGTCCGCATCGGCCGTCCGGTGGCCCGAGACCATCGCGTCGACCCCGAGTGCGTCGAACGCCCGGTGGTCGTCGGTTCGGATCGCGTTGCCGGTCTCTTCGAGCAACCCGGCGTCCGTCAGTCGCGGCACCAGCCGGTGGTGGAGTTCGACGAGCGCCTGTCGGTGGTCGTCCTCGGTGACATCGGCGAGCCGTTTATCCGTGGTTACCGCTGCGAGCCGAACCGCAAGATCGTTTTTCCCGATCCCCTGGGGGGATTCTTCGCCGACGAGCCGGAGGACGGTCCGGCTGCGGGCGTCGGCGAGGGCAGCGAAGAGTTCGTCCCGGGTCGCCGCCGCGGGTCCGCTCGAAGCTGGGTTACTCATCGACTACTCGTCGGTGACTAGCGTCAATAAGAACTGCCCCAAACCACTTTGGAATCAGTTAGATATTATAGTCATTTAAGGACACAGTCAAACATATATTCTAGTAAGTGTGCGAACGTAGTTTGATATTGATTCGATATTTAGAAACATAAACTTCTCTCGGACCCTCTTCCGACCACGACGATCACGAGTTTGCGAGCGTATCGAGCGCGGAAAATTGTGCACCGAGCGAAGCGTTCACCGTGTGGAGGAGTGACGGAACGCGCGTCGGCACGTCGTCGGGCTACCAGGTCCCGTGGAACGTATCGAACGAGAGGCTATCGAGCGGCTCGTCCCCGACGGCGATCCGGTACTCGCCGGGCGTGAGCATCGGCTTGTGGAACTGCGGCCCGTCGTCGGTCGTGATCCGCGGACAGCCGGTGTTGACGAACGCGTCCATATCGAAGTTTCGCAGGCGGTCCGGCGTCACTTCGTCCATCGTGATGAGGTAGGCGTCGTCGTTGTCCTCGAGGATCTTCTGTGCGGTCTCCCAGCGACCCTGTCCGATCTTGGTACAGAAGATGACGCCCCACTTCTCGGCGTCCATCGCGCGGTGGACGGCACCGTAGCGCTGTTTCATGAACTTGTCCGTGTCCGCGACGGTGACGACGTTGTTGACCGGGTCCGCGATGACGACGTGCTTATCGGGGTGTTCCATCGCCAGTCCGAGCGGGTGGAACTTGCCACCGCCGACGTACAGGACCTGATCGGCGGGTACGTCCGCGCTCGCGTAGTTGCAGCCCAGCACCTGTCCCTCGTGGGTCAGCCGTTCGTCGCCGCGACGACTGTAGACTTCGTAGCCACGCGCCTCCAGGAACTCGCTCATCTCCTCGTACCGGTTCATGTGCTGGGCCGTCGTGACGAGACCGACGCCGCCGGTTTCCTCGGGGGGCTCGAGGGTGTCCAGGGCCTCCTCCATGATCGGCGTGACCTCGACGTTCGAGAACAGCGGCACGTAGATCACCTTGTCCGTGTCCTTCATCGGCGAGTGGCCGAAGTGAACGAACACGTCGGTGCGTTTCATCAGATAGGTGTCGAGGTCACAGGCGCCGTAACACGGCTGGCCCGAGAGCATGAACGTCACGTCGTCGCCGCTGAGTTCCCGGAGGTCGTCGGCGACGGCTGGACCGCGCCGTTTCAGTCCCTCGGGGAACTGCAGGCCGACCTTCGTCGCGTCTCGCTCCTCGATCGCCTCGACGATCTGCTCGAGTTCGTAATCCCATTCGCGATCGTGCTTGAGACGCATTCCGGTGTTCCGAAGGTCCCCCTCGGTGTACTCCGACTCCTGACTCATTGTCCGCGTTAGCGGCCACGGACGTATATACTGCACGCTGTCTCGATACGACAAATTCGCCGGACGGACCGCCTCAAACGTCAACTGAGCGTCGCCGAGTCACCGGGCGGCGACGAAGACGGACCGCCGTCAGGGGAGATCGCTGGCCCGGTGGGATCGGCCGGGACCGGCGACCCGGCAGGCCTCGAACGCGGCTCGGAAGTCCTCGCCGTCGAACGTCGCCACCAGTTCGTCCAGTTCCGCGAGCAACTCGTCGAGTCGTCGCTGGAGCGTTTCCGGACGGTCCTCGGTCGCGACGATCGCCGCGTCCGCCTCGAGTGCGCCGCGTTTGGCGGCGAGGGCGGTACATTCCGCGAGTAGCTCGTCGTACCGGGCGCGGCGCAGTAACCGATCGACGCCCTCGAGGGCCGCGGATTTCGTGACGGGGGCAACCAGCGAGTCGTCGGGCCGGCGACGACCGGTGGGTTCGTCAGCGCTGTGAAGGGGGGCCATCGGCTGTGTCAACCCTCGGCGTTCGATCTCGTCGGCGACCACGGTTCCGGCGTCCGTCCGGAGGTCACGGTCGATCAGTACCGCGTCGACGTCCGCGGATACCGCCAGGGCGTCGTCGCCGTCCGTCGTCGCCTCGACCCGGTACTCCGTCACAAGCCACGACCGGAGCTCGGCGACCCTGTGCGGATCGTCGGCCGCGACGAGGACGGTCGTTCCATCACCAGTCATCATTCGGGATGGTGGTACGTGATGGCTCGACCGATATCAAGCTATGGTGAGATTCACCAGCGGTTACACGTTTCGAAACGCGCTCTCGATCCCCCGAGAACGGGATCGCGAGGATCGCAGTCGTCGTCTGGCTGTCGGTGTGACGGTCGACACCGGGCTGCTCCTGCCCTCGAGTCCGTTTCGGAGGCCTCACCTACTCGCGTTCCGCGCCCGCTCGAGCGCGTGCGAGCAGACGAGTACACTGCCGGTCCGATTTGTTTCCCGTCCCAACAGTCATAGTACTGGAGCGTAAACGGGGGGTTAATGCCAGCGGAACAGGCCGCGAACGGCTATCTCTTCGACCTCTATCGTCGATACATCGGTGAACCGGAGGACCGGACCGACGTCTACGTCGGCTTCGGTCTGTTTCTCGGCGGGATCGGGCTCGCGATCATCGGACTGTTGCTCTTCGTCTGGGGCACGACGTTCGAGGCGCGATCCGCCGGGTACATCGCGTGGGTCGGCCCCGCGTATGCGATCGCCATGGGTGCACTTCCCGTCACGATGCTGGGCATCGTCGTCCTCCTCCCCTCGGAACGGCGTATGCTGTACACGTCGATCGCCGGCGTCGCCGTGACGATCGGCGCGATCGGCGGCTTTCTGTTCGCCTACCCGGACAACTGGAACGGCTACGGGAACGATTACACCGTCGAAGTGATCGCGATCTACGCCGTCGGACTCGCCGGGATCACCGCCTCGACGGGCGCGGCGCTAATCGCCCACTACCTCGATATGGCACAGCAGGCCGAGGTCGTCGCGACCGAACCCGACGACGACGAGGAACCCGAACTCACCGACGCGGAGATCCAACAGGACATCGACGACGCCATGGAGGGCGTCGAACTCTCGTGGGGCGGCGTCGAAAAGACCGAGCACAAGCGACTGAACTTCTCGAGCAACGATCTCGACGACATCGACATCGACACCGACGCCGGCACGACGACCACCCGTTCCTCGGGCGTCGACGCACAGGTCGCCGGCCTCAAGGGACTGAAAGGCGGTGAGACGAAAGAGACGACCTCGAGTTCGACGGTCGACGACCAGACGGCGAAGCTGAAGGAACTACGCGAGCAACAGCGCGCGGAGGAACTGGCGACTGCGGACGACGGCGGTGCCGTCGAGACGGTGACGCGACCGGTCTCGTCCCTGCTCGAGCGGTTCCGGTCCCTTTTAAAAAGGAATTAAAACGTATGGGCGGAAAGTAATAACTGCTTTCTACATAGTATCAGTTCCGAAAGTCGCGCACATAGATTTATAATCCATCGGTGGCCTTGGCCACACATGGCCAAAGGCCTAGACGTTGGAACGATGAACATCCTGTCAGCACAGCAGGATGGGAACGATACGGTTTTCGTGCAACAGCGCAACTCCTTCGTAGAGATCGAGTACTCGGACATGGCCGAGCAGATGCTCTCGCGAAGTGAAGTACTTCACATCCGCAAAGACGACAAGGTCTACGTCGTCGGCGACGACGCTCTCAACTTCGCGAACATCTTCAACAAGGAGACTCGCCGACCGATGAAACACGGGATCCTCTCGAACGACGAGCAGAGCGCGATCCCGATGATGAAGCTCATCATCGAGCAGGTCGTCGGCGAGCCCGCCTATCCCGACGAGAAGCTCTACTTCTCGTCCCCGGCGGACCCGATCGACTCGGACCTCTCGACGCTGTATCACCAGAAGACGATCGAGTCGTTCCTCGACGACATGGGGTACGACTCCGAGCCGATCAACGAGGGGATGTCCGTCATCTACTCCGAACTCGCGGACAACAACTTCACCGGGCTGGGGATCAGTTTCGGTGCCGGGATGACGAACGTCTGTCTCTCCTACTACGCGGTGCCCGTCATGAAGTTCTCCGTCGCCCGCGGTGGGGACTGGGTCGACGAGCAGGCCGCCCGCGCGACTGGGACGCCGGTCGACAAGGTCACCTCGATCAAGGAAGACGACTTCGAACTCGACTTCACGACCGACGTCGGCGGCGTCGAGGGCGCGCTCTCGATTTACTACGAGAACCTGCTCGACTACGTCATCGAGAACATCGTCAAGGAAGTCGACGAGGAAGACGTCGAAGAAGGGCTGGACGTCCCCGTCGTCGTCACCGGCGGCACCTCGAGTCCCAGCGGCTTCGAGGCGCTGTTCCGTGACCACCTCGAGGAAGCGAACATTCCGTTCTCCATCAGCGGCGTCACGCACGCGAACGAACCGCTGTACAGCGTCGCGCGCGGTGGCCTCGTCGCCGCCCGCTCCGACGAGGACGTCGATCACGACACGGAAGACGAGGCGGAAGCGGCGGCCGCGAACGAGTAACCCGCCGAACCCGTCGGCGTTTCGACTCGCGATTTTTCGATCACCGTCCGAGAAGTGACGACGCGAGTACCGGTGAGTGACTGCGCGCGACTGCGGGACCGTTGGTTCACTCCTCGTAAAATCGATTGAACGCGTCCCGCCAGGACTCGGGTTCCTCGCCGTGGGGCTGGTGTTCGGCGGGGATATCGGCGAACCCGCAGTGCGGACACGTGACCGTCGACACGTCCCCCAGCGAGAGTTCTTCGATGGATCCCCGACACCGCGGACACTCGTCCATAACTGATACTTTCACGGACCATCCTTAACTCTATTCGAAGTTATCACGGAGGAGAGACGTTCGGCGCGAAACTATTACTACTATGTATTCAACAACCTTTTTATATGCAAGCCATGTATGGTCCGGCAATGAGTACGATGTCGTCTCACGCCCGCGCGATCGACCGCTGTCAACCCGCAGACGCCACTCCCGTCTCCCTCGAGGCCGCCGCCCTCGAGTCGACGGCACCGACGTACCTCCGCGACCTCAAGAGCGAGCTGACCACGGAGGGGCTGGTGCCCGCCGAACTGACCGTCGAGGCCTGTTTCGACGAGGACTGCTCGCTGGCGACGCAGGAGGAGATCGACCGAATTCGGGGCTACGTGCGCGCCGGGTCCTTCCTCGGCGTCGGTGCCGTGACCGTCACCGTCGCCGCCGTCACGGACCCCGAGAAGGTCCGCCCAGCGCTGGCGGCCTGTGCCGAGCGGGCCGACCGCGAGGGGCTCGCGTTCGACGTCGAAGGACCGATCGCCGTCGACGCCTGAGGGATGGCCGGCCTCTCGCGACGTGCGCTCGCCCGCCAACTCGAGGCGATCGAGGACTTTTCCGAGCCCGCCGTCGAACTCGAGCAGTACCTGACGCCGCCGGAGTTGGCCGCTCACCTCTGTCACCTGGCGGGACTCCAGGGCGATCTCGAGGGACAGGTGCTCGATTTGGGAACCGGAACCGGGATGCTCGCGATCGCGGCGTCGCTCGCCGGTGCCGACCGAGTTGCGGGGATCGACGTGGATTCCGGCGCGCTCGAGCTGGCGCGACGGAACGAACGGACGGTTCTGATGGACGTGGACGGGAGCAGCGACGGGGAGACCCCCGCGATCGAGTGGCTCCGCGGCGACGTGACTCGGCATCCGTTTTCGATCACCGAGGCGACCGTCGTCTCGAACCCCCCGTTCGGTGCCCAGCGCGGAAACCGGCACGCGGACAAGGAGTTCCTCGAGACGGCGAGTGCGATCGCGAGCGTCTCCTATACGATCCACAACGAGGGGAGCCAGGAGTTCGTCGAGTCCTTCGCCGCCGACGCGGGCGGCGAGGTGACCCACGCGTTCCGGGCCGCGTTTCCCATCGCGAAGCGCTTCGAGTTTCACACAGCAGCGCAGGAAACGCTCGAGGCGGAGGTCTTCCGGATCGAGTGGGCTCGAGGATAGCGGCCGCCGTCGCGTTACCGACGCTCGAGGCGACGGTCGGTGAAATCGGGAACCGATGGGGCTTCGCGGTCACTGCCTCTCGGGATATCGGGGCCAGCGCGAACGGCCCGTGACTGCGGTCATCGGCGTCGTCGGAGCGTCGCCGCGGGCGAACCCGTCTGTACGGCTACTCAGTAGTCGTTGTACGTCTCCTCGCTCGCGACCGCGACTCGCGTCCCGTCGGCGACCGCGTAGACCGTCTCGTTCTCGCGGTCGAAGACGAGCCCCCCCGCGGTCGCCGTCTCGTTTCCATCCGGAATCGGCGTCGTATCGACGAGACCCGATTCGGTCGCCGCGACGTCGAGGACGAACTCGCCGTCGGCGGACCTGATCGTCACGTTCCGCCCGGCGACTCGGGCCTCCGCTCGAGACTCGTTGGATTCGTAAGCGAGTCGTCTCTCACCGCCGTCCTCGAGCCAGACCTGATAGACGGTGTCGTTCCCGACCGGTTCCCAGCCGGTGCGTTCGACGTGGACCGTCTCCCGCCAGCCGGGACCGCCGACGGAGACCGTCTCCTCGCCCGTGAAGGAGAGCCGCTGTGCGCTGACCGCCTCGAGCCAGATGTCACGTCGCTCGCTCGCGACGATCACCCCGCTCGCTTCGAGACCGGCGTCGCTCTCGAGCGCGTCGATACCGATGCCGGAGACGTACTCGTTCTGCACGCCCTCGGCGTACTCGACGGTGTAGTCCTCGATCTCGACGGCCGCGTCGGAGGACGCCGTCGCGTCGTCGACGACGAGAAAGTTGGCGGGGACGGCGACCCCGGCGACCATCGCGAGGACGGCGACGACGGCCAGAAACGCCACTGGTCCGATCGTCAGATTCGACAGCAACCGCGAGCCGCCCGAGCGCGTTCCCGTGACGATTTCGCGAACGCGATCGACGCGGGCAGCGACCGCTCGATCGCCGCGGCCGCCGCCTGCCAGCTCGAGCGACCGGTCGATCGACGACGGAGAGGCACCGTCCGACCACGGAGTTACGCGCCCGGAGCCGCCGAGCAGGCGCTCGACCCGGCGCGGAACGATCGGCTTCTGGGAGCCGGTCACCGAGAGGGTGACCACGAGCGCGAGCACCGAGACGATGGCGACGCCGGGTCCCTGAAAGAGGATGTACGAGTTCTCGTCGCCGAACCAGTATATCGCCCACAGCCCCTTCGAAAAGCCAAAGAGGAGCACGGCGAGCCAGAGCCGGAATGCGTCGGGGCGGGTGCCCCGCCGCTCGAGGAGCACGATCCCGAGGACGAAGCCGAGGAAGAGACCGAGCGCGTGGCCCTGAATGGCGATCCCCGCCCAGGACGGCGGCGACGGCGGACTCGGCTGGGCGGTGTACACGTTGATCGGCTCCTGCAGCGCGTAGTAGAGGCGCAACACGACGCTCTGGACGCCGAGGGTCCCGACGATCGTCACGATCGGGTAGTGGACGATGGCGAACCCGGCGAAGGCGAAGACGACGCCGGAGAATCCGATCACGGGACCGAGCGCGAACAGACTCGTCAGCAGACCGACGGCGACGACGGCCAGCGGAAAGAGCACGACCGCTCGCACTCGCGGATCGGCGCGCCACGAGTCGGACCGCTGCGAATCCAGCTCGTCTGGATAGTGACCCCAGGCGTACTCGGCGAGCGGTGCGACGACGATCGTTCCGGCGAGATTGCCGACGAGATGGCCGGGTCCGGCGTGGGAGAAGGCCGCCGTGGCCATCCCGAGCGGATAGTAGTACGACCACGTCCGATAGGGGATCGTCACGGGGTCGTTGAAGTTCGTGATCCCGTCCTGCACGAAGAGGTAGACACAGACCACGAACGCGATGACCACGAGCGATCCCCACGGGACCCCGTACACGAGTCGGGACCGGAGCACGTCGCGCCAGCGCCGGTCTTGCCGGTGAACCAGTCTGACGATCGCGATCGACGCCACCAGCGTCCCGGCGACGACGACCGTCAGTAGGGCCGTGAGCAAGCGCATGTCCCGTGGTTCGAACGGGCGCGTATAGTGATTTGCCTTCAGCGAACTGCAGTGAGCGGCGGCTTCGAAAGGTACAAGCGCCCGACGGCCGGACTGGATGACATGGAACTGCGGGTCACCGAGAGCACCGAGAACGAACTCTCGATCGAGATCGCCGGCGAGGACCACACCTTCATGAACGTGCTCAAGGGCGCGCTGCTCGAGCACGACGACGTGAGTGCAGCGACCTACGACGTCAACCCAGAGCAGTCGGGCGGCCAGACCGAGCCCATCCTGACCATCAAGACCGAAGGCGGCGCGGATCCGCTCGAGGCGCTCGAGGAAGCGGCCGTGACCGTTCGCGAAAAGGCGACGTCGTTCCGGGACGCGTTCGAAGCGGCGGCCTGAGGCCGGATTCGATATCGGTCCGCGACGATCGATTCTCTTCTCGTCCGCCTCGAGCGGCTCTCGCTCCCGTCAGACGCAGTCTGCGATCAACACGCAGCGTAGCTGACGAAGACGTCTCCGTTCGCGACGTGTACGTCGACCCCCTCGGCGTCGTATCCGGTCCGCATCTCGTCGCCGTACAGTGAATCGAGTTTGTTCACGACGGCGTCGGCGAGGGCCGATTCGTTCGCGTACTCCCCGATCGACGCGTCGGTGAGCGTCGCCGGTGCGCCGACGACGCTGGCGTCACCGCACCCGTGATCGAACTCGTCCGGGTCCGCTCCGTCGGGTTCCCGCTCGCCGAACTCGACAGCGACGCGCATCCGGTTCTCGTACTCCGCGTACGCCGCGAGGCCGTCGTCGTACGTTCGGCTCTCGGACGGCTCCCGCTCGGCCTCGAGCCGGTCGTGGATCTCCCCTTCCGTCGCTTCGAGATCGATCCCGGCCGCCTCGGACCCGTCGCCCGGCGCGTCGGGCGGTTCCGGCGGGCCGAGCCCCGGCAGTACCGATAGCGACACGATCCCGGTCGCGAACAGCGCGATAACGACGGCGATACCCGCGAAAATGGGCAGGTACGGTTTCGCGACCTCGAACCAGCTCGGCGTCTCGAGATCGCTCTCGAGCCCCTCGTAGGTCTGCTCGACCTTCTCGAGGTCGGGATTGCCAC
The Natrinema salaciae genome window above contains:
- a CDS encoding AAA family ATPase; translated protein: MSSTADTDDVIEVSTDGIAVRKTFEADEFPVPAIRFEIESNRDDPITFQLSEIIPESFPMDKVGFHPEYHSDDWTAFQDNHVEFSTTLEPGERLETVYGIQIDDESRAAAFLTEPTVTERGAGDDDTSEADEVDDEVIGNIVSEDRNQAVKDMISGDSDAVPGLEDEEAADADETAVGSEDDAHGLDLDLGDVDPEPDPTDADVDETEAEDTPDIDLGFEEEEIPGPEPGDPPEIDVSAADTDETDDADDGDDQPAVELDLETGTDDTEVDDDEEDDVAEPEIELDLEESAAAVDEDASETTVDTESGVPDEPDEPDEPDEPAIDVSPAADGVTTGAEADSDAEAETRGVVEPTAADGVDEPDAAADAEPNRDGEFSGSVAARLATEIREGTVDDDDLEAIQSELDIEPAGPEIAKVEHLQSRVEEVAAYIDALETFLEENGTGAQLIEELQTDIDALEDEFASMDDRLEGTTSRVDELDDDVDELADWNGDLEGDLSAVDEDVEALEDTVDELEDDIGAVDADVETVADDLADVEDELEDVRADVTDIQEWRDQLGSMFTD
- a CDS encoding MBL fold metallo-hydrolase; the encoded protein is MIRSDWSDWLVRDVEDADPGGVAIWYLGCNGFVLKGTGGTTVFVDPYLGLGDPPRTVRMIPVPFEPADVDEADAVLATHEHTDHVHGPSQAPILANTGGTFYAPGDSLAVAREDEAWTDQWAVTDDQLTEVAEGDTFEIGEFTVHVEAANDPDATQPVSYVFEHDAGTFFHGGDTKPCDEFERIGTEYDIDLAALAFGTVGRIPDKETREPTRTRWYNDENQIIECAAALECDRLLPSHWDMWKGLTADPTALQHHANSFDYPRRLEVVEIGDRVSLENTF
- a CDS encoding DUF7344 domain-containing protein, whose product is MSNPASSGPAAATRDELFAALADARSRTVLRLVGEESPQGIGKNDLAVRLAAVTTDKRLADVTEDDHRQALVELHHRLVPRLTDAGLLEETGNAIRTDDHRAFDALGVDAMVSGHRTADADALDAVFEALADERRRAILAVLSEQSHPISTETLARDVAAREADTTERAVSQERVDRVVVSLGHVHLPLLCDADLVGYDDARDHVSYEGHPVVRTEWIQSIGGTSPSDDTTDTATDASERADVHTLERPEPRPRNRRSQFPL
- the dph2 gene encoding diphthamide biosynthesis enzyme Dph2, which encodes MSQESEYTEGDLRNTGMRLKHDREWDYELEQIVEAIEERDATKVGLQFPEGLKRRGPAVADDLRELSGDDVTFMLSGQPCYGACDLDTYLMKRTDVFVHFGHSPMKDTDKVIYVPLFSNVEVTPIMEEALDTLEPPEETGGVGLVTTAQHMNRYEEMSEFLEARGYEVYSRRGDERLTHEGQVLGCNYASADVPADQVLYVGGGKFHPLGLAMEHPDKHVVIADPVNNVVTVADTDKFMKQRYGAVHRAMDAEKWGVIFCTKIGQGRWETAQKILEDNDDAYLITMDEVTPDRLRNFDMDAFVNTGCPRITTDDGPQFHKPMLTPGEYRIAVGDEPLDSLSFDTFHGTW
- a CDS encoding HalX domain-containing protein encodes the protein MTGDGTTVLVAADDPHRVAELRSWLVTEYRVEATTDGDDALAVSADVDAVLIDRDLRTDAGTVVADEIERRGLTQPMAPLHSADEPTGRRRPDDSLVAPVTKSAALEGVDRLLRRARYDELLAECTALAAKRGALEADAAIVATEDRPETLQRRLDELLAELDELVATFDGEDFRAAFEACRVAGPGRSHRASDLP
- a CDS encoding DUF7139 domain-containing protein, with translation MPAEQAANGYLFDLYRRYIGEPEDRTDVYVGFGLFLGGIGLAIIGLLLFVWGTTFEARSAGYIAWVGPAYAIAMGALPVTMLGIVVLLPSERRMLYTSIAGVAVTIGAIGGFLFAYPDNWNGYGNDYTVEVIAIYAVGLAGITASTGAALIAHYLDMAQQAEVVATEPDDDEEPELTDAEIQQDIDDAMEGVELSWGGVEKTEHKRLNFSSNDLDDIDIDTDAGTTTTRSSGVDAQVAGLKGLKGGETKETTSSSTVDDQTAKLKELREQQRAEELATADDGGAVETVTRPVSSLLERFRSLLKRN
- a CDS encoding disk-shape morphogenesis protein volactin, whose product is MAKGLDVGTMNILSAQQDGNDTVFVQQRNSFVEIEYSDMAEQMLSRSEVLHIRKDDKVYVVGDDALNFANIFNKETRRPMKHGILSNDEQSAIPMMKLIIEQVVGEPAYPDEKLYFSSPADPIDSDLSTLYHQKTIESFLDDMGYDSEPINEGMSVIYSELADNNFTGLGISFGAGMTNVCLSYYAVPVMKFSVARGGDWVDEQAARATGTPVDKVTSIKEDDFELDFTTDVGGVEGALSIYYENLLDYVIENIVKEVDEEDVEEGLDVPVVVTGGTSSPSGFEALFRDHLEEANIPFSISGVTHANEPLYSVARGGLVAARSDEDVDHDTEDEAEAAAANE
- a CDS encoding zinc finger domain-containing protein codes for the protein MDECPRCRGSIEELSLGDVSTVTCPHCGFADIPAEHQPHGEEPESWRDAFNRFYEE
- a CDS encoding METTL5 family protein; translated protein: MAGLSRRALARQLEAIEDFSEPAVELEQYLTPPELAAHLCHLAGLQGDLEGQVLDLGTGTGMLAIAASLAGADRVAGIDVDSGALELARRNERTVLMDVDGSSDGETPAIEWLRGDVTRHPFSITEATVVSNPPFGAQRGNRHADKEFLETASAIASVSYTIHNEGSQEFVESFAADAGGEVTHAFRAAFPIAKRFEFHTAAQETLEAEVFRIEWARG